AATGATATTATGAATCAAACAACAAGCACTAATGATCCTGTTATGAACCTTAACAGAGTACCATGAAGGACTTTTAAGAATTCCCCAACATCCTTTCGACAAACCAAATTCCCTTTCAATTACATTACGAGCTCTAGCATGCCTCATGTTGAAAATCTCTTCTTTACAACGAGGCGATGGATTATCACCGCGCCAATCCTTTAACCAATATCTATAACCTTGATAAGGTGAAAGAAATCCTTTTCCATTCGTATATCCTCCGTCACACAAATAATAGTTACctataatataaacatataatttagtTACTAGTGTCATTCTTTCTATGATGTAACATGAAAGCATATAAAGGCCTACCTTTATGAATTTTCAAACCATTCCTTCGTACTATAGCATCTCGT
The DNA window shown above is from Solanum lycopersicum chromosome 11, SLM_r2.1 and carries:
- the LOC101260895 gene encoding protein ALP1-like; translation: MRAVESAAGASTSKNVEIAGGTTDSVVGAEDTTEGVQITEIVGSAADGHVLRDAIVRRNGNYYLCDGGYTNGKGFLSPYQGYRYWLKDWRGDNPSPRCKEEIFNMRHARARNVIEREFGLSKGCWGILKSPSWYSVKVHNRIISACCLIHNIIRREMEVDSLDIDVEEQMKYQHENINVVESSEEWTTWRDELSQSMWNARF